From the genome of Argonema galeatum A003/A1, one region includes:
- the mutS gene encoding DNA mismatch repair protein MutS, with protein sequence MTYSTSTPKTPTAANSHQSNIPNADCRLLDRDKLSKMYHHYVEVKDKYPNALLLYRVGDFFETFFQDAITVSRELELVLTSKHAGEVGRVPMTGVPHHAWERYTTLLVEKGYAVVICDQVEDSADAVGLVKREVTRVLTPGTLLEEGMLNARRNNFLAAVVMAGNHWGLAYADISTGEFLTTKSDNLEHLSQELMRLQPSEVLVPTNAPDLGGLLRPGEKSEYLPECLPPSFCYAFRPQTPFTLGEAKQRLVEKFKVRSLEGFGCEHLPLAVRAAGGLLQYLEDTQKSNPVPLQLLRTYSLTDYLIVDHQTRRNLEITQTVRDGTFHGSLLWAIDKTSTAMGGRALRRWLLQPLLDIKGIRARQDTIQELVENTSLRQDLRQLLRQIYDLERLTGRAGSGTATARDLVALADSLSRLPELAKLVADVRSPYLKTLQKVPPIMEQLAQRLHTNLVESPPIHLTDGGLIREGISPELDEMRLGAEDDRKWLANLEATEKARTGISNLKVGYTKSFGYYISISRSKADQVPNNYVRKQTLTNEERYITPELKEREARILTARDDLNRLEYEIFVGLRAEVAEQGEIIRNISRAVAAADVLCGLAEMAVHQGYCRPNMVEGREVTIIDGRHPVVEQSLPSGFFVPNSSWLGQESGVSSQLSVASKTTDNEQLTNGRPDLIILTGPNASGKSCYLRQVGLIQLMAQVGSFVPAKSAMLGICDRIFTRVGAVDDLATGQSTFMVEMNETANILNHATAKSLVLLDEIGRGTATFDGLSIAWAVAEYLANEIKARTIFATHYHELNELASILDNVANYQVTVKEMPDQIIFLHQVQPGGADKSYGIEAGRLAGLPASVISRAKQVMSQIEKHSKIAVGLRKGGQNERTTKRKKKATDVSILEEELGE encoded by the coding sequence ATGACTTACTCCACATCTACCCCGAAAACCCCCACCGCTGCTAATTCCCATCAATCCAATATCCCAAACGCTGATTGCAGACTGCTGGATAGAGACAAACTCAGCAAAATGTACCATCATTATGTTGAGGTGAAAGATAAATATCCTAATGCGCTGTTGCTATATCGGGTGGGAGATTTCTTTGAAACTTTTTTCCAAGATGCCATCACCGTATCGCGGGAACTAGAACTCGTCCTCACCAGCAAACACGCTGGCGAAGTTGGTAGAGTGCCGATGACTGGTGTGCCGCACCACGCCTGGGAACGCTACACTACCCTGCTAGTAGAAAAAGGGTATGCAGTTGTTATTTGCGATCAAGTTGAAGATTCTGCCGATGCAGTAGGTTTGGTGAAGCGAGAAGTGACGCGGGTTCTCACACCCGGTACTTTGTTGGAAGAGGGGATGCTGAATGCTAGACGCAATAACTTTTTAGCAGCTGTTGTGATGGCGGGTAATCATTGGGGTTTAGCTTATGCAGATATTTCAACAGGCGAATTCCTGACAACTAAATCAGACAATTTAGAGCATTTATCGCAGGAATTGATGCGCTTGCAACCTTCAGAAGTGCTAGTGCCTACGAATGCTCCAGATTTGGGCGGTTTGCTGCGTCCCGGCGAAAAATCAGAGTATTTGCCAGAGTGTTTGCCGCCATCATTTTGTTATGCTTTTCGTCCCCAAACTCCCTTCACTTTAGGCGAGGCAAAGCAGCGATTGGTGGAAAAATTTAAAGTGCGATCGCTCGAAGGTTTCGGTTGCGAACATCTCCCCCTTGCCGTTCGTGCGGCTGGCGGGTTGCTGCAATATCTGGAAGACACCCAAAAAAGCAATCCAGTTCCTCTCCAATTACTACGCACCTACAGCCTCACAGACTACTTAATCGTCGATCACCAAACTCGCCGCAACCTCGAAATTACCCAAACCGTGCGGGATGGCACATTTCACGGTTCGCTGTTGTGGGCTATAGATAAAACCAGTACCGCAATGGGTGGACGTGCCTTGCGTCGCTGGTTATTACAACCCTTATTAGATATTAAAGGTATTCGAGCCAGACAAGATACCATTCAAGAATTAGTAGAAAATACCTCTCTTCGCCAAGACTTGCGACAACTACTGCGCCAGATTTACGATTTAGAAAGGCTGACGGGACGTGCTGGTTCGGGAACGGCTACCGCCAGAGATTTAGTTGCTTTAGCTGACTCTCTCTCCCGCTTACCAGAATTAGCTAAATTAGTAGCTGATGTTCGTTCTCCATATCTGAAAACTTTGCAGAAAGTGCCACCAATTATGGAACAATTGGCACAGAGACTGCACACCAATCTAGTAGAATCGCCTCCCATTCATCTTACTGATGGTGGTTTAATTCGAGAGGGAATAAGTCCCGAACTAGATGAAATGCGTCTTGGGGCAGAAGACGATCGCAAATGGCTTGCTAATTTGGAAGCAACAGAGAAAGCGCGAACTGGTATTTCTAACCTGAAGGTAGGTTACACCAAATCATTTGGTTATTATATCAGTATCTCTCGTTCCAAAGCAGATCAAGTTCCAAATAACTATGTCCGCAAACAAACTCTGACTAATGAGGAACGTTACATCACACCAGAGTTAAAGGAACGAGAAGCGCGAATTTTGACAGCGCGTGACGATCTGAATCGCCTGGAATACGAGATTTTTGTCGGTTTAAGGGCAGAAGTGGCGGAACAGGGGGAAATAATTCGCAATATTTCTCGCGCTGTTGCTGCTGCTGATGTTTTGTGCGGTTTGGCAGAGATGGCAGTTCATCAGGGTTATTGCCGCCCTAATATGGTGGAAGGTCGGGAAGTTACTATTATTGATGGGCGTCATCCTGTTGTTGAACAATCTTTGCCATCGGGGTTTTTTGTGCCGAATTCGAGTTGGTTGGGTCAAGAGTCAGGGGTCAGTAGTCAGTTGTCAGTCGCAAGCAAAACAACTGACAACGAACAACTGACAAATGGCCGTCCCGATTTGATTATTTTAACTGGGCCGAATGCTAGTGGGAAGAGTTGTTATTTGCGGCAGGTTGGGTTGATTCAGTTGATGGCGCAGGTAGGGAGTTTTGTGCCTGCTAAGTCGGCTATGCTGGGAATATGCGATCGCATTTTTACCCGTGTTGGTGCAGTGGACGATTTAGCGACAGGTCAATCTACTTTTATGGTAGAAATGAATGAGACTGCTAATATCTTAAATCATGCTACAGCTAAGTCTCTTGTTCTTTTGGATGAAATTGGGCGCGGTACGGCAACTTTTGATGGTCTTTCGATTGCTTGGGCGGTAGCAGAATATTTGGCAAATGAAATTAAAGCCAGAACTATTTTTGCTACTCATTATCATGAATTAAATGAGTTAGCATCAATTTTGGATAATGTTGCTAATTATCAAGTGACAGTAAAGGAAATGCCCGACCAAATTATCTTTTTGCACCAAGTTCAACCGGGAGGCGCTGATAAGTCTTATGGGATTGAAGCTGGACGTTTGGCGGGTTTACCGGCATCGGTGATTAGTAGGGCAAAACAAGTGATGAGTCAGATCGAAAAACATAGTAAAATTGCAGTAGGATTAAGAAAAGGTGGTCAGAATGAACGGACTACTAAGCGAAAGAAAAAAGCTACTGATGTATCTATTTTGGAAGAAGAGTTAGGGGAATAA
- a CDS encoding type II toxin-antitoxin system PemK/MazF family toxin yields the protein MTSSEPKRGEIWRVQFDPTRGDEIQKTRPALVISADGLSGLKLRLVVPITAWKTALANFPWIVKIEPSTENCLTKVSAANPLQTRSVSLERFVDKVGVVEDTKLEAILLGLAVVVQFP from the coding sequence ATGACGAGTAGCGAACCCAAGCGCGGAGAAATTTGGCGAGTGCAATTCGATCCAACTAGAGGCGATGAAATTCAAAAAACTCGTCCCGCGCTCGTCATTAGTGCTGATGGATTGTCAGGTTTGAAACTCCGTCTGGTTGTGCCCATTACTGCTTGGAAAACAGCGCTGGCAAATTTTCCTTGGATAGTGAAGATTGAACCATCAACAGAGAATTGTTTAACAAAAGTTTCGGCGGCAAATCCTTTGCAAACCCGTTCGGTTTCTCTAGAGCGTTTTGTTGATAAAGTAGGAGTGGTTGAAGATACTAAGCTAGAAGCAATTTTGTTAGGATTAGCTGTTGTAGTTCAATTTCCTTAG
- a CDS encoding pentapeptide repeat-containing protein, translating into MTDPSQTRKKKKITIIASEKGVEKAEKALVRLGFESKINFAESQLLSRGIVTKFFIQQPIQLDSFKKICKELTLKWEEIIEITEESPTSSQLEKQTNFSLSLEEGVETVKTSVRQVIAVDEQNQEVLVAVTLEGDIISVQIDAAFFQDHFSNKYPGSTIKVVAIQKGSIRLIIKGSSKDIQKLLSDFEAENLTRINGFLVQDIQILSESSEDDESSEQKWRLVEEIITNPIKRRNLRGVDLSDAGLRNASLINANLSRANLSSADLINANLSRTNLSLTNLSGANLSGANLSDANFIDANLSRADLIDADLSGAYLSGANVKNARFRNNQGISEDMKQGLIKRGAIFEDSPGDRSFLRA; encoded by the coding sequence ATGACAGACCCTAGCCAAACCAGAAAAAAGAAAAAAATCACCATTATTGCATCTGAAAAAGGTGTAGAGAAAGCAGAAAAAGCTTTGGTAAGGCTAGGATTTGAATCGAAAATTAATTTTGCTGAGTCACAGCTTTTATCTCGTGGTATAGTCACAAAGTTTTTTATTCAACAGCCGATTCAGCTTGATTCGTTCAAGAAAATATGTAAAGAGCTAACATTGAAATGGGAAGAAATTATAGAAATAACCGAAGAAAGCCCAACTTCCAGTCAACTAGAAAAACAAACTAATTTTAGCCTTAGTCTTGAAGAGGGGGTGGAAACAGTGAAAACAAGTGTTCGCCAAGTCATTGCTGTTGATGAACAAAACCAAGAAGTTCTTGTTGCTGTAACTTTAGAAGGAGACATTATTTCAGTTCAAATTGATGCAGCTTTTTTTCAGGATCATTTTTCAAATAAATATCCTGGCAGTACTATAAAAGTTGTGGCGATTCAAAAGGGCAGTATCAGATTAATCATAAAGGGATCTTCAAAAGATATTCAAAAGCTTTTATCTGATTTTGAAGCAGAGAATCTAACACGAATAAATGGTTTTCTTGTTCAGGATATCCAAATCTTGAGTGAAAGTTCAGAAGATGACGAAAGCAGCGAACAAAAATGGCGTTTAGTAGAAGAAATTATTACTAACCCAATTAAGAGGCGAAACTTAAGAGGTGTTGACTTAAGCGATGCTGGCTTGAGAAATGCCAGCCTAATCAATGCCAACCTGAGTCGTGCCAACCTGAGTAGTGCCGACCTAATCAATGCCAACTTGAGTCGTACCAACCTGAGTCTTACCAACCTGAGTGGTGCCAACCTGAGTGGTGCCAACCTGAGTGATGCCAACTTTATTGATGCCAATCTGAGTCGTGCCGACCTGATTGATGCCGATCTGAGTGGTGCCTACCTGAGTGGTGCAAATGTTAAAAATGCTCGATTCAGGAATAACCAAGGAATTTCTGAAGACATGAAGCAAGGCCTAATCAAACGAGGCGCAATATTTGAGGATTCCCCTGGGGATCGCTCTTTCCTTCGGGCTTAA
- a CDS encoding TRADD-N-associated membrane domain-containing protein, with protein sequence MLTPDQSEIIKERLRQARLSFNLALATTATCALVGFCGIGLVLLGKAPEGTITTTGGLSATVYCLKLARDANDRLDELAKDLNDD encoded by the coding sequence ATGCTAACCCCTGACCAATCAGAAATCATCAAAGAACGCTTACGCCAAGCACGCCTCAGTTTTAACTTAGCTTTGGCAACTACTGCAACCTGCGCCCTTGTTGGGTTTTGTGGAATTGGCCTCGTACTTCTAGGTAAAGCACCAGAGGGAACCATCACCACAACTGGCGGGTTGTCTGCCACAGTCTACTGTCTTAAACTGGCAAGAGATGCCAACGACAGACTCGACGAACTGGCAAAAGATTTAAACGATGACTAG
- a CDS encoding type II toxin-antitoxin system VapC family toxin, which yields MILFIDSGVLGLLTNPNKVGKPRQCDDWLYTLLAKGVYVVSSDICDYEVRRSLLLEAQRKPNLNSVKNLDELREIIDFLKLDSVVIFKAAEVWMEARLQGKPTADDYSLDVDMIIAAHWQLLKEEFPNRYLVIATTNVKHLSQFAEALSWEEIQL from the coding sequence ATGATTCTTTTTATTGATTCAGGGGTGTTAGGATTACTGACGAATCCGAATAAAGTGGGAAAACCAAGACAATGTGATGATTGGCTTTATACGCTGCTGGCAAAGGGGGTTTATGTAGTTAGTTCTGATATTTGTGATTATGAGGTGCGTCGCAGTCTATTATTAGAAGCGCAACGCAAGCCAAATTTAAACAGTGTAAAAAATTTAGATGAGTTAAGAGAAATAATTGATTTCTTAAAGTTAGATTCGGTGGTGATATTTAAAGCTGCTGAAGTGTGGATGGAAGCACGGTTACAGGGAAAGCCAACGGCTGATGATTATAGTTTAGATGTGGATATGATTATTGCGGCGCACTGGCAATTATTAAAGGAGGAATTTCCCAATCGTTATCTGGTAATTGCCACGACTAATGTTAAACATCTCAGTCAATTTGCTGAGGCTCTAAGTTGGGAAGAAATTCAATTATAA
- a CDS encoding WD40 repeat domain-containing protein: MGYNRVISISFSPDGKLLALGSNDKMVRLWKVD; the protein is encoded by the coding sequence ATGGGATATAATCGTGTAATCAGTATTTCCTTCAGCCCGGATGGGAAGTTATTAGCATTGGGGAGTAACGATAAAATGGTGCGGTTGTGGAAAGTGGATTAG
- a CDS encoding metallophosphoesterase family protein → MEYLLTSLGKISLCGIVREISVMIVFGGDPHGDFRPVIRAVEAYSPQAVILLGDMDLERSLDEELSAILDKTEVWFIPGNHDGDRDHWYDNLFGSKLGDRNLHDRIIEIDGKRVAGLGGVFREKIWKPPAKPRFKSRKDLLYFCGKGERWRGDIPRKHHATIFWQEYEALWDKRADILVTHEAPSCHRYGFPALDDLAQALGVHTVFHGHHHEQYSATICGGKIAVHGVGQAGVSDENGNVLI, encoded by the coding sequence GTGGAATACCTACTCACGTCGCTGGGGAAAATATCTCTGTGCGGCATAGTCAGGGAAATCTCAGTCATGATTGTATTCGGTGGAGATCCTCACGGTGATTTTAGGCCAGTGATTAGAGCGGTGGAGGCTTATTCTCCGCAAGCGGTGATTTTGCTTGGAGATATGGACTTAGAGCGATCGCTTGACGAGGAACTTTCCGCTATACTCGACAAAACCGAAGTTTGGTTTATTCCTGGCAATCACGACGGCGATCGAGACCATTGGTATGATAACCTGTTTGGGTCGAAGCTGGGCGATCGCAACTTACACGATCGTATCATTGAGATTGACGGCAAGCGAGTCGCTGGATTAGGCGGCGTCTTCCGGGAAAAAATCTGGAAACCACCAGCAAAACCGAGATTCAAAAGCCGCAAAGACCTACTATATTTTTGCGGTAAGGGAGAACGTTGGCGCGGCGACATCCCGCGCAAACATCACGCCACTATATTTTGGCAAGAGTACGAAGCACTTTGGGACAAGCGAGCAGATATTCTGGTAACTCATGAAGCTCCCTCTTGTCATCGCTACGGATTTCCAGCCTTGGATGATTTAGCTCAAGCGCTGGGAGTTCACACAGTATTTCACGGTCATCATCACGAACAGTATAGCGCCACCATATGCGGCGGCAAAATAGCCGTGCATGGGGTTGGTCAAGCTGGAGTTAGTGACGAAAATGGAAATGTGCTGATATAG
- a CDS encoding type II toxin-antitoxin system VapC family toxin, which produces MTAIYLLDTNVLLRFADRNHPLHTTIRAAIRKLRDEGHQLQIAPQNCVEFWNVGTRPIDRNGFGLTPNDADRLLRLIERLFPLLVDVPEIYIEWRRLVVAFGVSGVQVHDARLVAAMKANKISHILTLNTADFARYANEGIVAVDPRSHTRQN; this is translated from the coding sequence ATGACGGCGATCTATCTTTTAGATACAAACGTCTTGTTGCGCTTTGCAGATCGAAATCATCCTCTCCACACGACGATCCGTGCTGCAATCCGAAAACTCCGAGATGAAGGACATCAATTACAAATTGCTCCTCAAAATTGCGTTGAGTTTTGGAATGTTGGAACACGCCCGATCGACAGAAACGGATTTGGACTTACCCCTAATGATGCAGATCGGCTACTGCGTCTGATTGAAAGACTGTTTCCATTGCTCGTTGATGTACCTGAAATCTATATAGAGTGGCGTAGATTAGTTGTCGCCTTTGGTGTTTCAGGAGTTCAAGTACATGATGCTCGTCTTGTTGCTGCGATGAAAGCAAATAAAATTAGTCACATTTTGACGCTGAATACGGCTGATTTTGCTCGTTATGCAAATGAGGGAATTGTAGCAGTCGATCCGCGATCGCACACCCGCCAGAATTGA
- the glgP gene encoding alpha-glucan family phosphorylase: MQPIRTFNVTPSLPPRLEPLRQLAYNLHWDWNVDTKDLFRRLDRDLWESSRHNPVLMLGSISQTRLQEVSEDEGFIAQMERAAQQLEDYHHRLTWYHKQRKGVGGRVSGLREEDDLSQSKIQNPKSKTQNSECYVYFSMEFGLADCLPIYSGGLGVLAGDHLKSASDLGLPLAGVGLLYQEGYFSQFLNADGWQSEHYPINDFYNMPLHLERHPDGTEIRIEVDYPDRKVYARIWRIQVGTVPLYLLDTNIEANASLYDHDITDRLYGGDIDMRIHQEMMLGIGGVRALTALGLKPTAYHMNEGHAAFLSLERIRVLMQEEGLSYSQALAVVKSSSIFTTHTPVPAGIDLFPPDKMMYYLGYYGDVFGFQREEFLALGREDTGDFTSPFSMAILAIKMATFINGVAQLHGVVSRSMFKGLWPDLPVEEVPITAITNGVHARSCVSPVIQSLYDRYLGPRWERAPVSDPLWERVSSLPDEELWRYHERCRAEMVVFVRERLAQKLRDRGASPVEIAQASEVLDPGVLTIGFARRFATYKRATLWMRDIDRIKRILQANKGRKVQFVIAGKAHPMDIPGKELIRAINHFIREQGLIRNVVFIPDYDLHVGRLMVAGCDVWLNTPRRPREASGTSGMKASMNGLLNLSVLDGWWDEADYVRTGWPIGQGEDYHDPNYQDEVEANSLYELLEQEVVPLFYNRDNEEIPRGWVSKMKDAIRLNCPFFNTARMVREYGMRAYFPASDRYFTMTAAQYAPAKELADWKNKILDRWYNIKIEKIDVSEGTQILVNQTISVKARINLAGLTPDDLQVQLYTGLVNANKDIVNGVPTAMEYQGQDPQSGTSIYTSNITYTSSGLQGMSLRILPKHEYLSSSYDLGLILWAQ, translated from the coding sequence ATGCAGCCGATTCGCACATTTAACGTTACCCCCTCTCTACCACCGCGACTAGAACCCCTACGGCAGCTTGCCTACAACCTGCACTGGGATTGGAACGTCGATACCAAAGATTTATTCCGCCGCCTAGACCGCGACCTATGGGAATCCAGTCGCCACAATCCAGTATTGATGTTGGGTAGTATCTCGCAAACGCGATTGCAAGAAGTATCTGAAGACGAAGGCTTTATAGCCCAGATGGAACGAGCTGCCCAACAACTAGAAGACTACCACCACCGATTAACGTGGTATCACAAACAGCGCAAAGGTGTAGGGGGTAGGGTGTCGGGTTTGCGGGAAGAAGATGATTTATCCCAATCCAAAATCCAAAATCCAAAATCCAAAACCCAAAATTCCGAGTGCTATGTCTATTTTTCGATGGAATTTGGCCTTGCAGATTGCCTACCCATCTATTCTGGCGGTTTAGGCGTTCTAGCGGGTGACCACCTCAAATCTGCCAGCGATTTGGGCTTACCCCTAGCTGGCGTGGGATTGCTTTACCAAGAAGGCTATTTCAGCCAGTTTTTGAACGCGGATGGTTGGCAAAGCGAACATTACCCAATCAACGACTTTTACAATATGCCTCTGCATCTGGAACGCCATCCAGATGGTACAGAAATACGGATTGAAGTTGATTATCCCGATCGCAAAGTTTATGCTCGCATCTGGCGCATACAAGTGGGAACAGTACCCTTGTACCTGCTCGACACCAACATTGAGGCCAACGCCAGCCTATACGACCACGATATCACCGATCGACTGTACGGCGGCGATATCGATATGCGGATTCACCAAGAGATGATGCTGGGAATTGGCGGCGTGCGGGCGCTCACAGCGCTGGGGTTGAAACCGACAGCCTACCACATGAACGAGGGTCACGCGGCCTTTTTGTCCCTAGAGCGCATCCGCGTGCTGATGCAAGAAGAGGGTTTGAGCTATTCGCAAGCTTTGGCTGTTGTCAAGTCGAGTAGCATCTTCACCACCCACACCCCCGTTCCAGCTGGCATCGACTTGTTCCCCCCAGACAAAATGATGTATTACCTGGGTTACTACGGTGATGTATTTGGCTTTCAGCGAGAAGAATTTCTGGCTTTGGGGCGGGAGGACACGGGAGATTTTACATCACCTTTCAGCATGGCAATTCTGGCCATTAAAATGGCGACATTTATCAACGGTGTTGCCCAACTGCACGGTGTCGTGTCGCGATCGATGTTCAAGGGGCTATGGCCGGATTTACCAGTCGAGGAAGTGCCGATCACCGCAATTACCAACGGCGTTCATGCACGCAGTTGCGTATCCCCGGTAATCCAAAGCTTGTACGATCGCTACCTTGGCCCTCGATGGGAACGCGCACCCGTCAGCGACCCGTTATGGGAACGAGTGAGTTCCCTGCCAGATGAAGAATTATGGCGATATCACGAGCGGTGTAGAGCCGAAATGGTAGTATTTGTGCGGGAGCGGCTGGCGCAAAAGCTGCGCGATCGCGGTGCCTCGCCAGTCGAAATTGCCCAAGCGTCTGAAGTACTCGATCCAGGGGTCTTGACAATTGGCTTTGCCCGTCGCTTTGCCACCTACAAGCGAGCTACCCTGTGGATGCGCGACATCGATCGCATTAAACGAATTTTACAGGCGAACAAAGGCCGCAAGGTGCAGTTTGTCATAGCCGGTAAAGCCCATCCGATGGATATTCCGGGCAAAGAACTAATCAGAGCAATTAACCACTTCATTCGGGAACAGGGCTTGATCCGAAATGTCGTGTTTATTCCCGATTACGACTTGCACGTAGGGCGGCTGATGGTAGCTGGTTGCGATGTCTGGCTGAACACACCCCGGCGTCCGCGAGAAGCTTCTGGCACCAGCGGTATGAAGGCATCGATGAATGGCTTGTTAAACCTGAGCGTTTTGGATGGCTGGTGGGACGAGGCAGATTATGTCCGCACCGGGTGGCCGATCGGTCAGGGCGAAGATTATCATGACCCTAACTACCAAGACGAAGTAGAAGCCAACTCCCTATATGAACTGCTAGAACAGGAAGTTGTGCCACTGTTCTACAATCGGGACAACGAAGAAATCCCCCGTGGCTGGGTGAGCAAAATGAAAGATGCGATTCGGTTAAATTGCCCGTTCTTCAATACAGCCCGAATGGTGCGGGAGTATGGGATGCGGGCGTATTTTCCGGCAAGCGATCGCTATTTTACTATGACCGCAGCACAATATGCACCAGCCAAAGAGTTAGCCGACTGGAAAAACAAGATCCTCGATCGGTGGTACAACATTAAAATCGAGAAGATTGACGTATCTGAAGGAACCCAAATCCTGGTCAACCAAACTATTAGCGTCAAAGCGCGAATAAATTTGGCAGGGCTAACTCCAGATGACTTGCAGGTGCAGCTATACACTGGTCTGGTGAATGCCAATAAGGATATTGTCAACGGGGTGCCAACCGCGATGGAATACCAAGGTCAAGATCCGCAGTCTGGAACTAGCATTTATACCAGCAACATCACCTACACCTCCAGCGGTCTACAAGGGATGTCTCTGCGTATTTTGCCCAAACATGAATATCTCAGCAGTTCTTACGATCTGGGATTGATTCTTTGGGCACAATAA
- a CDS encoding response regulator transcription factor, which produces MPKVLVVDDLATELEIICRVLQEAGISVERASDGDEAIARIQESPPDLVILDVVMPRMNGFEVIRELRSNEKTKHLPVVFCTQKNTEIDKFWGMDMGADAYITKPFEPKQLVDIIKKLMANN; this is translated from the coding sequence ATGCCAAAAGTATTAGTTGTGGACGATCTCGCCACTGAATTAGAAATCATCTGCCGAGTTTTACAAGAGGCGGGTATTTCCGTTGAGCGAGCCAGTGATGGAGATGAAGCGATCGCCCGCATCCAGGAATCACCGCCCGACCTCGTGATCTTGGACGTAGTGATGCCCCGAATGAACGGATTTGAGGTGATACGCGAGTTGCGGAGCAACGAAAAAACCAAACACTTACCAGTGGTATTTTGCACCCAAAAAAACACGGAAATTGACAAATTTTGGGGCATGGATATGGGAGCAGACGCCTATATAACAAAACCCTTTGAACCCAAACAATTAGTTGACATCATAAAAAAGTTAATGGCAAATAACTAA
- a CDS encoding chemotaxis protein CheW: MLKFLLFGQDKSLFALALTSVREVLFFYQQPITPVPNTLPFLLGLTNLRGEIIAVMDFGGFIGIQAVDSHSPDCRILVVEAPDPNDARLSPMQIGLAVSFVEGVVNLNPDRIVSAQEVSEELAPFLRGLYNDRDRLLMILDIEAISLTSPER, translated from the coding sequence ATGCTCAAATTCCTTCTCTTTGGTCAAGACAAAAGCCTGTTTGCACTCGCTCTGACTTCAGTGCGAGAAGTACTTTTTTTTTACCAACAACCCATTACCCCTGTGCCAAACACTCTCCCGTTTTTGCTGGGATTAACCAACCTGCGGGGTGAAATTATAGCGGTAATGGATTTTGGTGGTTTTATTGGTATACAAGCAGTCGATAGCCATTCGCCCGACTGTCGTATTCTAGTAGTGGAAGCGCCAGATCCCAACGATGCAAGATTATCGCCGATGCAGATAGGATTGGCAGTTTCTTTTGTCGAAGGAGTGGTAAACCTCAACCCCGATCGCATTGTATCGGCCCAAGAGGTGAGTGAAGAATTGGCTCCTTTCTTGCGAGGATTGTATAACGATCGCGATCGTCTGCTAATGATTTTAGATATAGAAGCCATATCCCTGACATCACCGGAGAGATAA